Genomic segment of Caldanaerobius polysaccharolyticus DSM 13641:
ATATTGCAGCAGGTTGGTGTACCTATCGTCCCCTTGCAGCGATTTACAAACTTCCAAGAAGCCAAAAATTTTGTGGAGAAAAACGGTGGCGGATGGGCAATTAAGCATAACAGCCAGGTTGATAGGGACCTGGCTGGTGTGTTTTTTAAACCTGAGGAGGTGATAGAGTTCCTTGACTGGTTGGAGCAAAACTGGAAGGAGCTTGCGAAAGGTAAACCGGTGGACTTTGTACTTCAGCAGGCTGTCAAGGGAGTAGAGTTTGCTGTTACGAGTTTCTTCGACGGTGAGCGCTTCAGAAGTGAGTTTTGCTACCTTAATCAGGAGGAAAAGAAGGAGCTGGACGGTGGATTAGGACGCTCTACCGGACAAATGGGAGAAATCGGCATTGTGGTGCCTAACGCACGGTTGTTTCAACAGACACTTGCCAAGATAGAGCCTCTGCTGCGCGAATGGGGCTATTGCGGTTTCGCCGACCTCAACTGCATAGTGACTGGCCCCGACAAGGTGGTACCATTAGAGTTTACCATCGGGCGACCAGGGTATCCTACACTGTACTCGATAAGTGAATTGCTTGACGAACCAGTAGGGCAGTTCCTCATTCGCATGGCTCAGCGAGACCCACAACCTATTAAAACGCGCGAAGGTTTTGTCTGCACACTGATTTTAGCAACTGGAACATTCCCAGACCAGCACCCAACCCGGAATAAGACAGCAGTCGTGCATGGCTTGGACAAAACCGGTCTCAGGCATGTGTGGCTTGGTGAAGCGCGCTGGGAGGATGGCAAGGTTCTCGGGGCAGGAGACATGGGTTATCTTGCGGTTATTACTGGTTCTGGCTGGTCAATAGAAGAGGCCCGAACAAAGGCGTACGACACTATTTCACAAATTTCTGTGACTCCGTATGAAAAGTATCGTATGGACATTGGCTTGAGGGCTATGGAAGAGTTTCCACAATTGGCAGCGTGGAGGTGGTTATCATGATGGGTGTGCTTGTAACACTTGATGCTTACGACTGTCACAATATACCTAAGAAGATAAGTGAGCTTATGTCTATGGCAATAGACGCCGTAAAAGAAGCAGGTATGAAACCGATAGAAACAGCAGCACGTCACTTTGGTAAGGATAGCTGGAGCGCTGATGCAGGTGACAGCGTTATTACGCTGATTGTTCCAATGACGGAAAGTCACCTTGCTATTCACACGTGGCCACACTATGCCTTTGTAAGTGTGGACCTGTACACATGCGGTAATCCTGAGCTAGCAATAAAGGCGGTGCAAAGCCTCGACCACCGCCTTCAATCAGCATATAGAGTATTTAACGTTTACAACAGAGGCAAATATATTCGCAAGGAGGTAAGATTTGATGACTAGTTATGCTGATTTCTTGCAGGGCATCAAGTATGCCGTAGCTACAATCGGGGGTTTGGTGACGGGCTTCTTAGGAGGTTGGGACGCAGCGCTGAAAGTTTTGGTTCTTTTCGTCGTGCTTGATTACCTCACAGGGCTTGCTGCCGCATACTTTGAAAAACGACTGGACAGTAACATCGGATTCAAAGGAATAACGCGTAAGGTCTTGCTGTTCATACCTATCGGAGTTGCGTACTATTTAGACCAACTCCTTGGACAGCAGGTAATTCGTAGTCTTGCTATTTGGTTCTATCTGGCCAACGAAGGACTGAGTATAATAGAAAACCTGAGCAAGTGTGGAGTACCAATACCTCCAGCTATAATGAACGCCTTACAGCAGCTAAAGAAGAGGGGTGAGTCAACAGATGACAATGGAACTAAGTGAAATGGTAGAATCGTCTGGTAATTATCGCAATTTAAGTGACATTAAGTGGATTGTGGTTCACCATTCTGCTACTTCTTCTGGTAACGTGGAGATTTTTCGCCGGGAGCATAAAGCCCGGGGATGGGCTGACGTAGGTTATCATTACGTGATAACTAACGGTAACGGTGGCCCTGACGGAGAAGTGCAAGCAGGTAGACCATTACAAATGGTAGGTGCACACGCCTTAGGTGCAAACCAGGTAAGTATTGGCATTTGCCTGGTAGGTAACTTTATGGAAACACAACCTACCGATAAACAGTGGAAGAGCCTTGTCA
This window contains:
- a CDS encoding phage holin family protein; this encodes MTSYADFLQGIKYAVATIGGLVTGFLGGWDAALKVLVLFVVLDYLTGLAAAYFEKRLDSNIGFKGITRKVLLFIPIGVAYYLDQLLGQQVIRSLAIWFYLANEGLSIIENLSKCGVPIPPAIMNALQQLKKRGESTDDNGTK
- a CDS encoding S-adenosylmethionine decarboxylase family protein; amino-acid sequence: MMGVLVTLDAYDCHNIPKKISELMSMAIDAVKEAGMKPIETAARHFGKDSWSADAGDSVITLIVPMTESHLAIHTWPHYAFVSVDLYTCGNPELAIKAVQSLDHRLQSAYRVFNVYNRGKYIRKEVRFDD
- a CDS encoding N-acetylmuramoyl-L-alanine amidase — protein: MTMELSEMVESSGNYRNLSDIKWIVVHHSATSSGNVEIFRREHKARGWADVGYHYVITNGNGGPDGEVQAGRPLQMVGAHALGANQVSIGICLVGNFMETQPTDKQWKSLVNLCRSLMTRFNIPVDHVIGHKEVPSHFNVNYATDCPGKNFSISNLRKELSAKNPDYVGHWAEKAIKEVLDLGIMHGYADGSFRPDQPATRAELAVTVLNLYKMLKR